In Calothrix sp. PCC 7507, one DNA window encodes the following:
- a CDS encoding DUF3143 domain-containing protein produces MPLLSPDAPLYNHTLPQIEQWLKDQGCQQDEAQPHCWHVQRPSWQAELSLDVEQITVRYIAASENRQDVQRSFKYSLSREDIEQAVFSGP; encoded by the coding sequence ATGCCTCTTCTTTCCCCTGATGCCCCCCTGTATAACCATACCCTGCCACAAATCGAGCAGTGGCTTAAAGATCAAGGCTGTCAACAAGATGAAGCACAGCCACATTGCTGGCATGTGCAGCGACCAAGTTGGCAAGCCGAACTCTCCCTAGATGTTGAGCAAATCACAGTCCGATATATCGCCGCATCTGAAAACAGGCAAGATGTCCAGCGCTCATTCAAATATTCCCTCAGTCGAGAAGATATAGAACAGGCAGTGTTTTCTGGGCCCTAG
- the cdaA gene encoding diadenylate cyclase CdaA: protein MRDWWKQWLTNPGWSQSLLLGTLDIVLVLALTYMILVIISERRTLWMVRGFIVLMLASALSNRLGLPLLNFVLEKLVIGCAVAMAVALQSEFRRFLEQLGRGEFRQLFQPSSLVVPKSDSVIDEIVEAVKELSKSRIGALLILETTGPMDERDFSVPGVKLNADVSKELIQTIFQPKTLLHDGATLIRGSRIVASGIILPLSGRTASRQLGTRHRAAMGITERVENCICVVVSEETGSISLAERGTLNRPLTIRNLKESLETRLSPTVDREAVAPGLLSLARQIGEKALTLASRLLRLPSTASRDKK from the coding sequence ATGAGAGATTGGTGGAAGCAATGGCTGACAAACCCAGGATGGTCGCAGTCCTTGCTGCTTGGGACTCTGGATATCGTGTTAGTGTTGGCGCTGACATACATGATACTAGTGATTATTAGCGAGCGCCGGACACTGTGGATGGTGCGAGGATTTATTGTATTGATGTTAGCCTCAGCACTCAGTAATCGATTGGGGCTACCATTATTAAATTTTGTATTAGAAAAATTAGTGATTGGTTGCGCTGTGGCTATGGCAGTTGCTCTCCAGTCGGAATTTCGCCGATTTTTGGAACAATTGGGACGTGGTGAATTCCGCCAATTGTTTCAACCATCTAGTCTAGTAGTCCCCAAATCCGATAGTGTAATTGATGAAATTGTCGAGGCGGTGAAAGAACTGTCTAAAAGCCGAATTGGAGCTTTGCTAATTTTGGAAACTACTGGCCCGATGGACGAGCGCGATTTTTCTGTCCCCGGAGTTAAGCTGAATGCTGATGTTTCTAAAGAACTAATACAAACAATCTTTCAACCGAAAACTTTGTTACATGATGGAGCAACTTTGATCCGTGGTTCCCGGATAGTAGCATCGGGTATAATTTTACCACTTTCGGGTCGCACAGCCTCGCGCCAGTTGGGTACACGCCATCGGGCAGCAATGGGAATTACTGAGCGGGTCGAAAATTGTATTTGTGTCGTTGTATCAGAAGAGACGGGTTCTATTTCTTTAGCGGAACGTGGAACCCTAAACAGACCGCTGACGATTAGAAACCTTAAAGAGTCCTTGGAGACTCGATTGTCCCCAACAGTAGACCGGGAAGCTGTTGCTCCCGGTTTGTTAAGTTTGGCTCGTCAGATAGGTGAGAAGGCTCTAACATTGGCTTCACGTTTACTCCGATTACCATCGACCGCTTCTCGGGATAAAAAATGA
- a CDS encoding bestrophin family protein, translated as MATEKGQWFQMALQIRGSVLAAIYQRILWCGIFGVVISVLYYLKLPVSQPILGSVIPSIVLGLLLVFRTNTAYERFWEGRKCWGSIVNNVRNLARQIWVSIDEINPEDKEDKIKALRLLVAFAVATKLHLRGEAIDGELEALMPSSMYLKLKSMNNPPLEVAFWIGDYLHQQYNRNCLNSYQLTSIQELLNNLVDNLGGCERILKTPMPLAYAIHLKQLLLLYCLLLPFQMVESLGWWTGLISALVSFTLFGIEAIGLEIENPFGYDANDLPLDAICNTMKRNIEDLINLSPSLRAPQDNFMN; from the coding sequence ATGGCAACAGAAAAAGGGCAATGGTTTCAAATGGCGTTACAGATTAGAGGTTCAGTACTTGCAGCAATTTATCAACGTATTTTATGGTGTGGAATTTTCGGTGTTGTAATTTCTGTACTTTATTATTTAAAATTGCCTGTTTCTCAACCTATTTTAGGAAGCGTCATTCCTAGTATTGTTTTAGGACTATTATTAGTTTTTCGGACAAACACAGCTTATGAACGCTTTTGGGAAGGCAGAAAATGCTGGGGTTCTATAGTAAATAATGTCCGAAATTTAGCCCGACAAATATGGGTGTCCATTGATGAAATTAACCCAGAAGATAAAGAAGATAAAATTAAAGCATTACGGTTATTAGTAGCTTTTGCTGTGGCTACTAAATTGCATTTACGAGGAGAAGCGATAGATGGTGAGTTAGAAGCATTAATGCCTTCATCCATGTATTTGAAACTAAAAAGCATGAATAATCCTCCTCTAGAGGTGGCTTTCTGGATAGGAGACTATTTACATCAGCAGTACAATCGCAACTGCCTAAATAGCTATCAATTAACATCTATACAAGAATTATTGAATAATCTGGTAGATAATCTAGGCGGTTGTGAGCGAATTTTAAAAACACCGATGCCTCTAGCTTATGCCATTCACCTCAAGCAATTATTATTACTGTATTGTCTGTTGTTGCCATTTCAAATGGTAGAGAGTCTAGGTTGGTGGACAGGGTTAATTTCTGCTTTAGTTAGTTTCACATTGTTTGGTATTGAAGCCATTGGGTTAGAGATAGAAAACCCCTTTGGTTATGATGCTAACGACTTACCTCTGGATGCAATTTGCAATACAATGAAGCGCAATATCGAGGATTTAATCAACCTGAGTCCCAGTCTGCGAGCGCCCCAGGATAATTTCATGAATTGA
- the dnaK gene encoding molecular chaperone DnaK: MGKVVGIDLGTTNSVVAVMEGGKPVVIANAEGMRTTPSVVGFSKEGERVVGQMARRQTVLNPQNTFFAVKRYIGRKYGELSPESKRVPYTIRKDEIGNIRIPCPRLNKDFAPEEISAMVLKKLADDASRYLGEPVTGAVITVPAYFNDSQRQATRDAGRIAGLEVLRILNEPTAASLAYGLDRGDTETILVFDLGGGTFDVSILEVGDGVFEVKATSGDTQLGGNDFDRKIVDWLAEQFLEAEEVDLRRDRQALQRLMEAAEKAKIELSAVSVTDINLPFITATADGPKHLETRLSRSQFEGLCGDLVGRLRTPVKRALKDSGLSPADIEEVVLVGGSTRIPMVKQLVRDLIGEEPSENVNPDEVVAVGAAIQAGILAGELKDVLLLDVTPLSVGLETIGGVMKKLIPRNTTIPVRRSDIFSTSENNQNTVEIHVVQGEREMAANNKSLGRFKLYGIPPAPRGIPQVQVSFDVDANGILQVTALDRTTGREQSITIQGASTLSEGEVNRMIQDAQKYAEVDRERKERVEKRTRSEALILQAERQLREVALEFGMQFARNRRQRIDNICRELRDSLKEDDDRGIDQAYADLQDALYELNREVRQYYAEDEDDDLFGTIKEIFTGGEKERDRDLPKETYRDRDTYSRDYGRDSGRDYGRDASRDSNSRDSSRDYGRDSNRDYGRDSRSSPPDNRSPRRSRPSYQDNWDDDDDWL; encoded by the coding sequence ATGGGCAAGGTAGTCGGCATCGACTTGGGTACAACCAACTCAGTAGTCGCCGTGATGGAGGGTGGCAAGCCGGTGGTGATTGCCAATGCAGAAGGAATGCGAACAACCCCCTCCGTTGTTGGCTTCAGCAAAGAAGGCGAAAGGGTAGTTGGGCAAATGGCACGACGACAAACCGTCCTTAACCCCCAAAATACCTTTTTTGCAGTTAAACGCTACATTGGGCGGAAATATGGCGAACTGAGTCCTGAATCAAAGCGTGTACCCTACACTATCCGCAAAGACGAAATTGGGAATATTAGAATTCCCTGTCCCCGCTTGAATAAGGATTTTGCCCCAGAAGAAATTTCCGCAATGGTGCTGAAGAAATTAGCCGACGATGCTAGTCGCTATTTAGGTGAACCTGTGACAGGGGCTGTGATTACAGTTCCTGCCTATTTTAACGATTCCCAGCGACAAGCCACCCGCGACGCTGGCAGAATTGCTGGGTTAGAGGTGCTGCGGATTTTGAATGAACCGACAGCTGCGTCTTTAGCCTATGGTTTGGATCGGGGGGATACCGAAACTATCTTAGTGTTCGATTTAGGTGGCGGCACTTTTGACGTGTCGATTCTAGAAGTTGGTGACGGCGTGTTTGAAGTCAAAGCCACTAGTGGAGATACGCAACTTGGCGGTAACGATTTTGACAGAAAGATTGTTGATTGGTTAGCAGAGCAATTTCTGGAAGCAGAAGAGGTAGATTTAAGACGCGATCGCCAAGCTCTACAACGTCTGATGGAAGCCGCAGAAAAAGCTAAAATCGAACTTTCTGCTGTCAGCGTCACCGATATCAACTTACCCTTCATCACCGCAACAGCAGACGGGCCAAAACATCTAGAAACTCGCCTCTCTCGTTCGCAGTTTGAAGGTTTGTGTGGTGATTTAGTGGGACGGTTACGCACACCAGTCAAACGCGCCCTGAAAGATTCCGGACTTTCACCCGCAGATATCGAAGAAGTGGTGTTAGTCGGCGGTTCCACACGTATTCCGATGGTGAAGCAACTAGTCCGTGACTTGATTGGCGAAGAACCCAGCGAAAACGTCAATCCGGATGAAGTAGTGGCGGTGGGTGCAGCAATTCAAGCAGGCATTCTTGCAGGTGAACTCAAAGACGTGCTGCTCTTAGATGTCACACCTTTGTCTGTGGGATTAGAAACCATTGGGGGCGTAATGAAAAAACTCATTCCCCGCAACACCACCATACCAGTACGCCGCTCTGATATTTTTTCCACCTCAGAAAATAACCAAAATACCGTGGAGATTCACGTAGTCCAGGGCGAACGGGAGATGGCGGCGAACAACAAGTCCCTGGGACGCTTCAAGCTATATGGCATTCCCCCAGCGCCACGGGGAATCCCGCAAGTGCAAGTATCTTTTGATGTCGATGCCAATGGCATTTTACAGGTGACAGCCCTGGATAGAACCACTGGCAGAGAACAGAGTATCACCATCCAAGGTGCTTCTACCTTGAGTGAAGGGGAAGTGAATCGGATGATTCAAGACGCCCAAAAATACGCCGAAGTTGATCGGGAACGGAAAGAACGAGTGGAAAAACGCACTCGCTCCGAGGCTCTAATTTTACAAGCAGAACGCCAACTGAGGGAAGTGGCGTTAGAATTCGGGATGCAATTTGCCCGCAACCGCCGCCAACGAATTGATAATATTTGCCGGGAACTGCGGGACAGTCTCAAAGAAGACGACGATCGCGGGATTGACCAAGCCTACGCCGACCTGCAAGATGCTTTATATGAGTTAAACCGGGAAGTCCGTCAGTATTATGCTGAAGACGAAGATGATGACTTGTTCGGCACTATTAAAGAAATCTTCACTGGTGGCGAGAAAGAACGCGATCGCGATTTACCCAAAGAAACATATCGAGACCGTGATACCTATAGCAGAGATTATGGTAGAGACTCTGGTAGGGATTATGGCAGAGACGCTAGCAGAGACTCTAATAGTCGAGACTCCAGTAGAGATTATGGTAGAGACTCTAACAGAGACTATGGCAGAGACAGTCGTTCATCTCCCCCTGACAACCGTTCTCCCCGGCGATCGCGTCCCAGCTACCAAGACAACTGGGATGATGATGACGATTGGTTGTAA
- a CDS encoding M28 family peptidase — translation MTLKERLQTHLNEIARERDPYMATAGHFFVQEYIRQQFAQWGSVEIHTFLVNGKTYQNLILNLSPQVQRRQKDLPLILIGAHYDAVPGTPGADDNATGVAVLLELARKFTAEPARYPLRLVAFDMEEYGLLGSADYAALLRQQKQRLRLMMSLEMLGYQNSQPNSQNYPPPLERFYPNQGDFIALIGNLRTLPDLISISRSIRQVGVPSQWLPAPNRGLIVPQTRLSDHASFWDVGYPAMMVTDTAFLRNPHYHKPSDTIATLDLDFLTGVCEGLAVGIRRL, via the coding sequence TTGACTTTAAAAGAGCGATTACAAACTCACCTCAACGAGATAGCACGAGAACGCGATCCCTATATGGCGACTGCTGGACATTTTTTTGTGCAAGAATACATTCGCCAGCAATTTGCACAATGGGGAAGTGTGGAAATCCACACCTTTTTAGTAAACGGCAAAACCTATCAAAATCTCATTTTAAATTTATCGCCTCAAGTTCAACGGCGACAAAAGGATTTGCCACTCATTTTAATTGGCGCTCATTATGATGCTGTACCTGGAACGCCAGGGGCTGATGATAATGCTACAGGTGTGGCGGTTTTGCTGGAATTGGCGAGAAAGTTTACTGCTGAACCTGCGAGATATCCTTTAAGGCTGGTGGCTTTTGACATGGAAGAATATGGCTTGCTTGGTAGTGCTGATTATGCAGCCCTGTTACGCCAACAAAAGCAACGACTACGTTTAATGATGTCGCTAGAGATGCTGGGCTATCAGAATTCTCAGCCTAACTCCCAAAATTACCCTCCACCTCTAGAACGCTTTTACCCAAATCAAGGTGATTTTATTGCCTTAATTGGCAATTTGCGGACGCTACCAGATTTAATTAGTATCAGCCGTAGTATTCGCCAAGTTGGAGTACCAAGTCAGTGGCTACCTGCGCCCAACAGAGGTTTAATAGTTCCGCAAACCAGACTGAGCGATCATGCATCTTTTTGGGATGTTGGTTATCCGGCGATGATGGTGACAGATACAGCGTTCTTGCGGAATCCACACTATCACAAACCAAGTGATACTATTGCAACTTTAGATTTAGATTTTCTCACAGGTGTATGTGAGGGTTTAGCAGTAGGAATTCGGCGGTTATAA
- the lysA gene encoding diaminopimelate decarboxylase, whose product MVSTHPAGVQHTGSQYLPQKRSANANISPNQELLPVTAKVNSHDVLEIGGCDITTLVQQFGSPLYILDEATLRLACQQYRDAFQKYYQGESQVLYASKAWNCLAVCAIAASEGLGIDVASGGELYTALQAGVNPEKIYLHNNNKSRDELIFAIESGCTIVVDNWYELHTLVEIVETANTGYVNPRLLLRLTPGIECHTHEYIRTGQLDSKFGFDPNQLEELFTFISKQTALNCVGLHAHIGSQIFERQPHRDLAGVMVQWLKAAAKHGLELTELNVGGGLGIRYVESDDPPSIEEWVKAICEVIQAACATENLPLPKLLCEPGRSLIATACVTAYTIGSSKVIPEVRTYVAVDGGMSDNPRPITYQSVYRAVIANKIAAPITQTVTIAGKHCESGDILIKNAQLPETEPGDILVVMGTGAYNYSMASNYNRLTKPAAVLVANSEANLILQRETYQDLIRQDCLPERLKV is encoded by the coding sequence ACCAGGAACTTTTACCTGTAACTGCCAAAGTAAACAGTCATGATGTCCTGGAAATTGGTGGGTGTGATATCACAACCCTAGTTCAACAATTTGGCTCACCCTTATATATTTTAGATGAAGCAACCCTGCGTTTAGCTTGTCAGCAATATCGGGATGCTTTCCAAAAATATTATCAGGGCGAATCTCAGGTGCTGTATGCTTCAAAAGCATGGAACTGTTTAGCAGTTTGCGCGATCGCCGCATCTGAAGGCTTAGGAATAGATGTAGCATCTGGGGGGGAACTCTACACGGCGCTGCAAGCAGGTGTTAACCCTGAGAAAATCTACCTCCATAACAATAACAAATCTCGTGACGAGCTAATTTTTGCCATAGAATCCGGCTGCACTATTGTTGTGGATAACTGGTACGAGTTACACACTTTAGTAGAAATTGTCGAGACGGCAAACACCGGATATGTAAACCCTCGGTTACTACTACGGTTGACTCCGGGTATTGAATGTCACACGCATGAATATATCCGCACGGGACAACTAGATAGTAAATTTGGCTTTGATCCTAATCAACTAGAGGAATTGTTTACTTTTATCAGCAAGCAAACTGCTCTCAACTGCGTAGGATTACATGCTCATATTGGTTCGCAAATTTTTGAGCGCCAACCGCATCGGGATTTAGCTGGTGTGATGGTGCAGTGGTTAAAAGCAGCGGCGAAGCATGGTTTAGAACTGACGGAGTTAAATGTTGGCGGTGGTTTAGGGATTAGATATGTAGAGTCGGATGATCCTCCCAGCATTGAAGAGTGGGTGAAAGCAATTTGTGAAGTAATTCAAGCAGCTTGTGCTACTGAAAATTTACCCTTACCGAAATTATTGTGTGAACCTGGGCGATCGCTAATTGCCACAGCTTGCGTTACTGCCTATACTATTGGTTCATCCAAAGTTATTCCAGAAGTTCGTACCTACGTGGCAGTTGATGGGGGGATGTCAGACAATCCGCGCCCCATCACTTACCAGTCAGTTTACCGAGCAGTGATTGCCAACAAAATAGCCGCTCCCATTACACAAACTGTCACAATTGCTGGTAAGCATTGTGAATCCGGGGATATTTTGATTAAAAATGCTCAACTGCCAGAAACAGAACCAGGAGATATTCTCGTAGTTATGGGAACTGGTGCGTACAATTACAGTATGGCATCTAACTATAACCGCTTGACCAAACCGGCAGCAGTTTTAGTAGCGAATAGCGAGGCAAATTTGATTTTGCAGCGCGAAACTTATCAAGATTTGATTCGACAAGATTGCCTACCAGAAAGACTAAAGGTTTAG
- a CDS encoding J domain-containing protein, producing MSQSSEPSKPSYYSLLGLHPSASVIDIRRAYRELSKRYHPDTTELSTVVATAKFQQINEAYATLSNPERRLNYDLKIGYSRFGVIQAPPDLNRSTSQAYDWSKSAYLDASDRPLSTGEIFALFILGLTFLGCLLLAITIGLTRGDAAFQTQQLPLNRLEKQQINNLSQSIPPWESKNYFC from the coding sequence ATGTCGCAGAGCAGTGAACCCAGTAAACCCAGTTATTACTCTTTGCTAGGATTGCATCCCTCGGCATCGGTAATCGATATTCGTCGCGCTTATCGAGAACTGAGCAAACGCTATCATCCTGACACTACGGAATTATCTACTGTTGTGGCTACTGCTAAATTCCAGCAAATCAACGAAGCCTACGCTACTCTTAGCAACCCAGAAAGACGGTTAAACTATGACTTGAAAATCGGCTATTCTCGTTTTGGGGTGATTCAAGCACCCCCCGACTTAAACCGTTCCACTTCTCAGGCTTATGACTGGTCAAAATCAGCTTACCTTGATGCGAGCGATCGCCCACTCTCCACTGGTGAAATCTTTGCTTTATTTATTTTGGGGTTAACGTTTTTGGGTTGTTTGTTATTGGCGATCACTATTGGCTTAACTCGTGGTGATGCCGCTTTTCAAACACAACAACTACCATTAAATCGGCTAGAAAAGCAGCAGATTAACAATCTGTCACAATCAATTCCCCCTTGGGAAAGTAAAAATTATTTTTGTTAA
- a CDS encoding type II toxin-antitoxin system HicB family antitoxin, whose protein sequence is MNLLAVTSLNRLSLHVLVEQASSGNFIVSVPELPDCVAEAENRLDAIASLEEKVRARLANIEFLTLEVTNNPWTDFIGMFEGDDEFANLAQELRTERELDINNTV, encoded by the coding sequence ATGAATCTTCTAGCCGTTACGAGTTTGAATAGGCTGTCTCTTCATGTCCTGGTTGAACAAGCATCATCGGGAAATTTTATAGTATCAGTGCCAGAGTTACCTGATTGTGTAGCCGAAGCTGAGAACCGTTTAGATGCGATCGCATCTTTAGAGGAAAAGGTGAGAGCTAGACTGGCAAATATTGAGTTTCTGACCCTAGAAGTGACAAATAATCCTTGGACAGATTTTATTGGGATGTTTGAGGGAGATGATGAGTTTGCGAACTTGGCTCAGGAACTGCGTACCGAACGTGAATTGGATATCAACAATACTGTATGA
- a CDS encoding DnaJ C-terminal domain-containing protein, producing the protein MQNLQNFRDYYEILGVPKEATSEEIKKVYRRLARQYHPDLNPGNKAAEEKFKDIGEAYEILSDPAKRAQYDQFSRYWQQKGFANKSTPKGKTWDNRSNGRSSNQEVDPSQFADFESFINQVIGVGGRKDNSNTSTGSDPFRTPKSRVEYTVPPTQPRPARRDIEARLTLPLEKAYQGGNERIRLEDGRSLEVTMPPGMVTGQTIRLRNQGISGGDLYLKITVEPHPLFKLEGANILCQVPVTPSEAVLGGQVEAPTLDGPVKMIIPPGVRSGQRFRLANKGYPTENEKRGDQLVEIQIVTPKKISPEEKELYEKLRQIETFKPRADLLG; encoded by the coding sequence ATGCAAAATTTGCAGAATTTTCGCGATTACTACGAAATCTTGGGAGTACCGAAAGAAGCCACCAGCGAGGAAATTAAAAAGGTCTATCGGCGGTTAGCGCGTCAATATCACCCCGATCTTAATCCAGGAAACAAAGCAGCAGAAGAAAAATTTAAAGACATCGGCGAGGCTTATGAAATACTGTCAGACCCCGCTAAACGGGCACAGTATGACCAATTTAGTCGCTATTGGCAGCAAAAAGGTTTTGCTAACAAATCAACACCAAAGGGCAAAACCTGGGATAATCGCTCTAACGGACGCAGTAGCAATCAAGAAGTAGACCCTAGCCAATTTGCTGATTTTGAGAGCTTTATCAATCAAGTAATCGGTGTAGGTGGTCGCAAAGACAATAGCAATACTAGCACGGGTAGCGATCCGTTTCGTACTCCTAAAAGCAGAGTTGAATACACAGTTCCCCCAACCCAGCCACGCCCTGCGCGCCGGGATATAGAAGCCAGATTGACTTTACCACTAGAAAAAGCTTATCAAGGTGGTAATGAACGCATTCGTTTAGAAGATGGGCGATCGCTAGAAGTAACTATGCCCCCAGGAATGGTTACAGGCCAAACCATCCGTCTACGCAATCAGGGCATTAGCGGCGGCGATTTATACTTAAAAATTACTGTCGAGCCGCATCCATTATTTAAACTAGAAGGCGCTAATATCCTCTGTCAAGTCCCAGTGACTCCCTCCGAAGCAGTTTTGGGAGGACAGGTAGAAGCGCCAACTCTCGATGGCCCAGTTAAAATGATCATCCCTCCAGGCGTGAGATCTGGTCAAAGATTCCGTTTAGCAAACAAAGGCTATCCCACAGAAAACGAAAAACGCGGTGATCAATTAGTGGAGATTCAGATAGTTACACCGAAAAAAATTAGCCCTGAAGAAAAAGAACTTTACGAAAAGTTGCGACAAATTGAAACCTTTAAACCCCGCGCTGATTTACTCGGTTAA
- a CDS encoding isoprenyl transferase, with protein MKLQETQLQDLPPDLKLELLPQHVAVIMDGNGRWAKRQGLPRIMGHKAGVDALKDLLRCCQDWGVQALTAYAFSTENWKRPQEEVDFLMTLFQRVLRQELREMVKENVQIRFVGNLQALPPVLQAEISRSIEETQENRGIRFTVATNYGGRQEILQACRAIAEQVQQGLLQPDEIDEELFESHLYTAGIADPDLLIRTSGEMRLSNFLLWQMAYGEIYITDALWPDFNRNEFYRALSAYQQRERRFGKV; from the coding sequence ATGAAATTACAAGAAACTCAACTCCAAGATTTGCCCCCTGATTTAAAACTGGAATTACTGCCTCAGCATGTCGCGGTGATTATGGATGGCAATGGTCGATGGGCTAAACGTCAAGGTCTACCCAGGATTATGGGCCATAAAGCTGGTGTAGACGCTCTGAAGGATTTGCTCCGCTGCTGTCAAGATTGGGGTGTCCAGGCGCTGACAGCTTATGCTTTTTCGACAGAAAACTGGAAAAGACCCCAGGAAGAAGTTGATTTTCTCATGACTTTATTCCAACGAGTTTTGCGCCAAGAACTCCGGGAAATGGTTAAAGAAAACGTGCAAATTCGGTTTGTGGGTAATTTACAGGCATTACCGCCCGTCTTGCAAGCGGAAATTTCTCGTTCAATTGAAGAAACCCAGGAGAATCGCGGTATCCGGTTTACTGTGGCCACAAATTATGGTGGTAGACAAGAAATTTTACAGGCTTGTCGGGCGATCGCCGAGCAAGTCCAGCAAGGATTGTTACAACCTGATGAAATTGATGAAGAACTGTTTGAGAGCCACCTCTACACCGCCGGAATTGCTGACCCAGATTTGCTAATCCGGACTAGCGGAGAAATGCGCCTCTCAAATTTCTTACTCTGGCAAATGGCTTATGGCGAAATTTATATCACAGACGCTCTCTGGCCAGATTTTAACCGCAATGAATTTTACCGCGCCTTGAGTGCCTATCAGCAGCGGGAAAGAAGATTTGGGAAAGTTTAG
- a CDS encoding type II toxin-antitoxin system VapC family toxin, with translation MSLWVLDTDHVSLLLERHPQVSRRVAVMGADVAISIVTVQELFNGWVVRINGAREVEDVVRLYGKLSRTVALFGRVRVLDFDEKAGETFQRLLKENPTLSKQRLQKDMRIAAIALVNDAVVVTRNYRDFSQVSSLNIEDWSIQDR, from the coding sequence ATGAGCCTTTGGGTGTTGGATACAGATCATGTGTCGCTGTTATTAGAGCGACATCCACAGGTGAGCCGTCGGGTAGCCGTGATGGGAGCAGATGTGGCGATTTCCATTGTGACGGTTCAGGAATTGTTTAATGGCTGGGTGGTGCGAATCAATGGTGCGCGGGAAGTTGAAGATGTTGTGCGACTGTATGGAAAATTAAGCCGGACAGTTGCTCTATTTGGACGGGTGAGGGTGTTGGATTTTGATGAGAAAGCAGGCGAGACGTTTCAGCGATTGCTCAAAGAAAATCCCACCTTATCGAAACAGCGATTGCAGAAGGATATGCGAATTGCCGCAATTGCTTTAGTGAATGATGCAGTTGTGGTGACGCGAAACTATCGGGATTTTTCTCAAGTGTCTTCTTTAAACATTGAGGATTGGTCAATACAGGATAGATAA